ACTCCGGGGCGCCGTACGGCTTCTGGCCGACGTCGGCGGGGTGGTCGCGCAGCAGCAGCCAGACGAGCGGGACCACCGCGAGGGCGGCGAGGGCGACCGTCACGGCGGCGGGGCGCCAGCCGTGGTGCTCGGCCATCCAGGACAGCAGCGGCAGGAAGACCAGCTGGCCGGAGGCGGACGCGGCGGTCAGGATGCCGCTGACCAGGCCGCGCCGCTCGGTGAACCAGCGGTTGGTGACCGTCGCGGCGAACGCCAGCGCCATCGACCCCGTGCCGAGCCCGACCAGCAGCCCCCAGCACAGCCACAGCTGCCAGGCGGCCGTCATCCACACGGTCAGGCCGGAGCCCAGGCTGATCACGAGCAGCGCGAGGGCGACGACCCGCCGGATGCCGAAGCGGTCCATCAGCGCGGCCGCGAAGGGCGCGGTGAGGCCGTAGAGCGCGAGGTTGAGGGAGACGGCCGCGCCGATCGTGCCGCGCGACCAGCCGAACTCCTGGTGCAGCGGGTCGATCAGCAGTCCGGGCAGGGAGCGGAAGGCGGCCGCGCCGGTGATCGTGACGAAGGTGACGGCGGCGACGAACCAGGCGCGGTGCACCCTCGGGCGGGTCCGGCGTTCCGGCTCGGGTGGGACGGGGGCGGCGGGCGCGCCGGGGGCCGCGGCCGGGTCGGCGACTGTGGCCGCGTCTCGGTTTGTCTGAGTCACGTCGTAAAGCCTCGGGTCCGGGCTCCCGCGCATCGAGTGGCCCGAAGGACAGCCTTCGCTAGGATCGGGCCATGGCCGCATCCGAGACGTTCCGCGCGCACCGGGTCGCCGTCCTCGCCCTGGACGGCCTGCTCCCCTTCGAACTGGGCATCCCGCACCGCTTCTTCGGCCGCGCCCGGGACGAGCGGGGCCGGCCCCTGTACGAGGTCTTCACCTGCTCGGTGCGGCCGCCGGGCGAGGTGGAGACGGACGCCGACTTCAGCATCCACGCGCCGTACGGCCCGGAGGCGCTGGCCCGCGCCGACACGGTGATCTTCCCCGCGTCGTACGAACTCGGCCCGCTCTACGAGGAGGGCCGGCTGACCGGGGAACTGGCCGCCGCGCTCGCCCAGATCCGGCCCGGCACCCGGCTCGCCTCCATCTGCACGGGCGTGTACGTCCTCGCCGCCGCCGGCCGCCTCGACGGCCGCCCGGCGACCACCCACTGGGCCGACGCCGACCGCTTCCAGCGGATGTTCCCGCGGGTCAAGGTGGACGCGGACGTGCTGTTCGTCGACGACGGGGACGTGCTGACCTCGGCCGGGGTGGCCGCCGGGATCGACCTGTGCCTGCACATGATCCGCCGCGACTTCGGCACCGCGGTCGCCAACGACGTGGCCCGGCGCACGGTCGTCCCCCCGTACCGCGACGGCGGCCAGGCCCAGTACATAGAGCGCCCGCTGCCCGAGCCGCAGCTCGCCACCACGGCCGCCGCGCGCGCCTGGGCGCTGCGCCGGCTGCACGAGCCGATCCAGCTGCGCGACCTGGCCGGGCAGCAGGCCATGTCGGTGCGCACCTTCACCCGTCGTTTCCGCGAGGAGGTCGGGATCAGCCCGGGGCAGTGGCTCACCCGCCAACGGGTCGAGCGGGCACGGCAGTTGCTGGAGTCCACCGACCTGTCCATGGACCAGGTGGCGCAGGAGTCGGGCTTCGGTACGGCCCAGTCGATGCGGCAGCACCTCCAGCAGGCGCTCGGGGTCACGCCGACGGCCTACCGGCGGACGTTCCGGACGCTCGCGACCCGGTAGCCGCCCACCCGAGTGCTCCGGGGCCGGAACCGGAAGCCGGAGGGGTTGTCCACAGCCTGTGGAGAAAGCGGGCGGTGCGCGTTCCCTCTCGCCTGCGACGCCCGAGCCGTTCGCCGGGACGACGGGATCGCCGACGGCACCGGTCGCGGCCTTCCGACGCGTCCCGGCCCGGCGGCGCTCCGGCCGTCCCTCGCCGCACGCGCACACCGCCGTCCGGCGAGGCACCCCGGCACCGCCTCAAGGCCGGCGCATCCGCGCGGCCGGCGGGGTCACACCGCTTCGAAGGCGAAGTCCTCGTAGCCGGTCGGCCCGCCGCCGTACGCCACCGCGGCGCTCCCGTCGCTCTGCCCGCAGCGGTCCACCTCGCACCAGATGCTCTTGCCGGCGCCCTCACGGCTCCAGCCCCAGCGGTCGGCGAGGCAGTCCACGAGGGCGAGGCCCCGGCCACCGGTGGCGTCCTGGCCGACGCAGCGCGGCACGGGGGCGCGCGAGCACGTGTCGGTGACCTCCACCCGCACGGTCGGCGAGGGGGCGGCGACGGTGCGCGCGCCCGGCAGCGACAGCCGCAGCACCGCCGGACGGCCGGTGTGCACCACGGCGTTGGTGACCAGCTCGGACACGAGCAGGACGAGGGTCTCGGCCAGCGGCTCGTCGGCCGCTATGCCCAGCCCGTCGAGCCGCGACCGGGCCCACTTCCTGGCGCGCCCCACTTCCGCGGGGTCGGGCCGGATCTCCAGCTGCACTTGAAGCACCTGCACCGCTCACACCATCCGAACCGGCGATACCACGGCCCCGCGCCATCGAACCGTCCCGGCGTCAGCCGTGACGACGATCACGAGGGCCACGATCGTAGCCATTTTCTGCATGGCCTGGACAACAGCCCGAGCAAGGGTCACGGAACGTGATTTCCTTGCAGCACAGCATGGTTGACGTACAGTCACCCCAACAAGCGCTTCGGGCATATTCCCTCGCGAAGGAGTACGCGTAGGGCATACTGTGCGACGCTCACGCCGGGGAGTCGAACAGGCGGGGGCCGCGGCCCGGTCCGCCCCGCGAGAAGCGGCGCGCACCGCGTTTCCCGGCGCCGCCCCAGGGGCACCGCCGGCACCGCCCGCGCTCGCTGCCACTCGCATCCCACACAAGGTACCGGAGCACCAGCCGACTGCGGGCCGTGACGAGCCCCCGTCCAGGACACAACCCGATATCAACGCTCTGTGATTTCGGGGCGCCACGATCCGCGACATCTTGGGCCAATGCTTTGGTCGCGTGGCCGCTCCGGGCGGGCGCCGGGCCGGTCACGGGAGCGGGGCGGCCGCGGGCGACTCCTCACTCTCCGTGCCCCCGTCGCCGTGCCGGGACCGCGCGTGGCACGGACCGTGCTTGCGTGGAGGCGGACCGGGGAGCGGTGGGACCGCCCCGCTCACATCCGGCTCAGCGACGCCGTCGCGAAGAGCACGTCCCTGATCGCCTCGCGGTCGCCCAGCTGGCCGGCGGCGGCTTCCTCGGGAGAGAGGTGGCCGGCGGCCAGGTGGCAGAACTCGACGCCGTCCAGGGCGACATGGGCGACCTCGTGGTCGGCGGAGCCCGCCGCGGCCGGGGAGTCGAGGGGGATCAGCCACTCGCCGCCCGCGGCACCCTCGATCTCCAGGCGCAGGCTGCGGCCCGGGGCGCCGGCGGGGACCAGGTGGCGGGCGCCGCCGGGCGGGGCGGACAGGCCGGCCCGGCGGCGTTCGGCGAGGGCGCCCGGCAGCAGGCGGGCGGCCAGGTCGATCATCTTGTGCAGATGGCGCGGGGCCGGGGGCCGGTACGGGTAGTCCACCGCGACCGCGATGTCCTCCGCGTGCACCCAGCAGCCGAAGGCGCGCTCCAGCATCGCGTCGTGCAACGGGAGTTCGAAGTCGCCGTAGGACACGGTGAGTCCGCCCGCGCTGCCGCCGGTGAAGGAGACCGTCCGCACGAGGCCGTGGCTCTGCTCCCGCCAGGGCTCCCGCACCGCGCGGGTCGGCGGGCAGGGGGCGGCGCGCCAGAACGCCTCCGTGCGCGCGGCCGGGCCCGCCGGGCTCGCGAGGTCCGCCAGCGGGTCCTCCAGGCCGAGCGCCGCCGCGATCAGTCCGTCCACCGACAGCAGGTGCGCGATCACCCCGGCGACGGTCGTACGACGGCCCGCCTGGGTGTCGTCCTCGAACCAGCGCAGCCGCACCGGAGCGTGCCACTCCGCGTCCCCGAAGTCCTGGAGCAGCGCGTCCAGGCGGGCGGTCTCCGCGTCGTACGGCGCCGCCCACTCCGGCACCGGGATGCGCGGCGGGCGGCGGTCCAGGCAGGAGCGCAGGACGCGGGTGCGCAGCGCCGGGTCCAGGTCGAGGGTCTCGGGCTGGTGCAGCAGACCGACGGCCTCGCGCAGCCGGCGGGCCTCGTCGGCGCAGCCGCCGCAGTCGCCCAGGTGGTGCTCCACGGCCGCGGTCTCCGCCGTCGAGCAGGCGGCCAGCGCCCACGCGCCGAGCAGCGACTTCAGCACGTCGTGCGGCAGGTCCGGCGGCGGCACCTCGCCGGGGCCGGGGCGTCCGGTGGGCGCGCACCCGCCGTCCTCGACGGCGGTGCGGGGCATCGGTATCCGCCGCTCGTGCGGCTCGCCGAGGTCCGCCCGGTAGTCCTCCGCGCCGCTCACACCGCACCGCCGTGGCCCGGAGGGGTGCCCGTGTCGTGGGCCGTGGCGAGGAGCTGGAGGCCGAGGCGGAGCCGGCGGCGGGCCTCGTCCTCGGTGACGCCGAGGTCGGCCGCCGTCTGGCGGTAGTCGCGGCGCTGGAAGTAGGCCAGTTCGAGGGCGCGGCGCAGCGGCAGGGGCATGGAGTGGACGATGTAGTCGGCGCGGGCGGCCACGGAGGCGTGGCGCACCTTGTGTTCCAGCTCCTCGTGCGCCGGCGGCTCGCCGGGGTCCCGGTCGGCCTCCTGCCGGCGTCCCTCCTCGCGGTCCCGCAGCCGCTGGACGGCGAGCCGGTGGGTGACGTCCGCGATCCAGGTGCGCAGCGGGCTCTGCCGGGGGTCGTAGGTCTCGGGGTGCTCCCAGATGTGCGCGAAGACCTCGCGGGTGACGCCGTCGGCGGCCTTGTCGTCGCCGAGGACGCGGTGGGCCAGGCTGTGCACCAGGGAGGCGAACCGGTCGTAGACCTCGCCCAGCGCGGCCGCCTCGCCCCGGGCGAGCCGCTGCTGCATCTTCCGGTCCCAGCGCGGTGGTGCGTCCTTCGTGGCCATGGGGTCCCCTCCCCTCGCCCGTCGTCCGGCCTGCCGGACCTGTGCGGCCGTCGTCCCGAATGTAGTCGGCACGATGCACGACGCATGCTTCTTTGTGCCAAAGTGCGCCCCCCGGCGCGCCGCAGGTGATAGTGCCCCCTTCACATTTCCTTCACACGCGACTCCTGCATATTTGATCAAAGTAGATCGGTAGTGACCGGAACAAGCCCCTAAGTGATCGTGTGCTGTTTACCGCATTGAGTTTCAGGGAAACGCGGCTGGGCAGCCGCGCGGAATGAAACGTAGGAACTGCTTCCGTTTCCGGGCTGTTCCGGGAGAACCGGCGAGCGGAGGGGCTGGGCCGTGGCATTCAATGTGACCGGCGTCGAAGCAGGCGAATGGGCCGTGCTCCACGTGCGCGGCGAGCTGGACCTCATGACGTCGCCGGTGCTGCGCCAACGGGTGCACGACGTGGTGGCCGACGGCCACCACAGCCTCGTCGTGGACCTCTCCGACGTCTTCTTCTGCGACTCCAGCGGGGTCGGCGTGCTGGTCGCCGCCCGCCGGCTGATCCGCTCCTGTCAGGGCCGGCTGCGGCTGATCCTGCCCGACCGGGGCGCCGAAGACGGCTCGCACGTCAACCGCGTCCTCGGCGCGCTCGGCGTGCGCCGCCTCTTCGACGTCCACCCGGACCTCGACTCCGCCACGACGGAGGAGGCGGGGCCCCTTTCCGCGTGACCCCCGAACCCGAACCCGTGTGGGCCCGTGAATCCGCTCACGCGCCGGATTTTGCGACAAGACCACACTCTTGGCGCCGAATTCCCCCGGACTTGGCATAACCATCGGTTTTCCGTCACCTTGCCGTCACCCACGTCGTACGCTCCGTGGATCACCCCCCACGCACACGTAAGGCGGCCCGAACGACATGGTCAGCACCGAGTACGAGCGCCGGATCGCAGCCCGGTTCGCCACCTTCGACCAGGACGGCAACGGCTTCATCGCCCGCGAGGACTTCAACGCGGTGGCCAAGGCGCTGCTGGCCGAGTTCGCCGTGCCCGCCCGCTCCGTGAAGGGTCAGGCGCTGTACGCCGGCGCCGAGGCGTTCTGGCAGGGCATGGCCGGGATCGCGGACCGTGACGGCGACCAGCGCATCACCCGGCAGGAGTTCGTCAGCGGCGCGGTCAAGCGGCTGCGCGACAACCCCGAGCGGTTCGCCGAGATCGCCCGTCCCTTCCTGCACGCGGCCCTGGCCGTCGCGGACGCCGACGGGGACGGCCGGGTCACGGTCGCGGAGGCCGTGCGCGTGCTGCGGGTGTGCCAGGTGCCGGAGGAGATCGCCGGTCCCGTCGCCGCCGCGCTGGACGCGGACGGGGACGGGGGGATCGGCGAGCGGGACGTCGTACCCGCGTTCGCGCGCTACTTCACCATCGCCGAGCAGTGAGCCGGGGCGGGCGGCCTTAACGCTCAGGCGAAGACGACCGTGCGCCGCCCGTTCAGCAGGATCCTGCGCTCCGCGTGCCACTTCACCGCGCGGGCCAGCGCCTGGCACTCCACGTCCCGGCCGATGGCCACCAGCTGGTCCGGGGTGACGTCGTGGCGGACGCGCTCGACCTCCTGCTCGATGATCGGCCCCTCGTCGAGGTCCGCCGTCACGTAGTGCGCGGTGGCACCGATCAGCTTGACGCCGCGGGCGTGCGCCTGGTGGTACGGCTTGGCGCCCTTGAAGCTCGGCAGGAAGGAGTGGTGGATGTTGATGATCCGGCCGCTGAGCCGCTTGCACAGGTCGTCCGAGAGGACCTGCATGTACCGGGCGAGGACCACCAGCTCGACCCGCTCGTCGCGGACGATGTCGAGCAGCTTCGTCTCGCCCTCGGCCTTGGTGTCCTTGGTGACCGGAATGTGGTGGAAGGGGATGTTGTAGGAGCCGACCAGCTCCTCGAACTCGGTGTGGTTGGAGACCACGCCGACGATCTCCACCGGCAGCGCGCCGCTGCGCGCCCGGAACAGCAGGTCGTTCAGGCAGTGCCCGAACTTGCTCACCATCAGCAGCACGCGCATCTTCGCGTCGGCCCGGTGGATCTGCCAGTCCATGTGGAAGGAGTCGCCGACCGCGGCGAAGCTCGCGCGCAGCTTGTCCACGGTGACCGGCGCCTCGGCCGTGAAGTGGACGCGCATGAAGAACAGGCCCGTGTCGTGGTCCCCGAACTGCTGGCTGTCCTCGATGTTGCAACCGGTCATGAACAGATAGCTGGACACCGCGTGCACGATGCCCTGCTTGTCCGGGCAGGACAGGGTGAGGACGTACTGGTCGGCCGGGGCGACGGGCGCGGGCTGCTCATTCATGCACCAAAGAATCCCACACCGCCCCCCGGCCGCGGGCCGACGTCCGCTAAGCGGACCTGGTCATGATCCGCAGCACTTCGAGGCTCTTCGGCGGAGCGTCCGGATCCTCGCCGTCGCTCGCCGCGAGCCGTATGTGGGCGTCCCGCGCCGCGCGCACCGCCTCCGGCCAGCCCTGGTGGTCGAGGTAGGCGGCGACCGGGGCGTCCGGGCCGACCTGGTGCATGATCCGCAGCACCCGCAGCACGGCGGTGTCGACGAGCGCCGCCTCCTGCGAGTCCCGGAAGATGGTGCCGACGTACTTCTCCGCGGACCAGTTGTCCAGCCAGGTGTCCTCCACCAGCCGGTACACGGCGTCGGTGACGTCGCCGTAGCCGTCCACGCCGGCCAGCCAGACGTCCCGCTGGAAGACGGGGTCGGAGAGCATGTGCAGTGCGGAACGCACATGTGTGCGCCAGCGCCACCACGGCATGTCGTTCAGGGGCATGCCGCCCATGGTGGAGGAGCGACGGCCGCGACGGGAAGAGTTCTCCGAACCTTGCACGGTCACCGATCGTACGTTCCTCGCGCCCGGAGTTTCAGCGGCCCCTGTAATTCACCCCGGCGTCACCTTCCGTCGACCGTGGATCACTCCCGGGTTAGCGGTGTGAGGGAATCGTGCGGGTCCATGACCGGCAGGCCCCGCACCACCAGCACGTCCCCCTCCCCCACCACCCCGTCCTCCCGCCCCGGCAGGGCCGCCGCCCTGTCCCTGGGCGCGATGGCCCTGTGCGCGTCGCTCACCGCCGGCTGCGGGGTGCTGCCCTCGGTCACGGGCGACGCCGGGGACACCGTCAAGGTCATGACCTGGGCACCGCAGGACACCGGCGCCACCAACAAGCCGGGCATGCCCGCGATGGCCCTCGCCTACGCCAGGTGGATCAACTCCCACGGCGGCCTGAACGGCCGCAAGCTGGAGGTCCTGACCTGCAACGACCACAACGACAGCGTGGCCGCCGCCAAGTGCGCCCGGCGCGCGGCGGCCGAGAACGTGGTCGCGGTCGTCGGCTCCTACAGCCAGTTCGGCGACTCCTTCCTCGCCCCGCTGGAGAGCGCCGGCATCCCCTACATCGGCGGCTACGGCGTCACCGACGACGAGTTCACCGGCCCGATGTCGTACCCGGTCAACGGCGGGCAGCCCGCCCTGCTCGCCGGTCTCGGCCGGGCGCTCGGCACGAGCTGCGGCCGGGTCGCCCTGGTCCGGCCGGACAGCATCGCCGGCGACCAGCTGCCCGCCATGCTCGACTCGGGGCTGAAGGCGGCCGGCCATCCCGAGGCGGGCGACCAGCTGGTCGCCGAGGACCTCACCGGGTACGACGACCAGTCCGGCCGGGCGCTGCGGTTCGCGAGCGGCGACACGCCGCGCAAGGGCTGTGTGGTGCCCGCGCTCGGGGACCGCACGGACACCTTCATGGACTCCTTCCGCCGGGTCCGCGAGGACTTCCCGGCGGTGCGCCTGGGCACCGTGCTGGGCAGCGTCGACCAGACGATGATCAACTCCACCGGCGGGGCGTCGGGGCCGTACGAGGGGGCGTACGTCACCGGCTGGTACCCGCCTGCCTCCGACCCGCGCTGGAAGCCGATGAAGCGGGTGATCAGCGAGGAGGCCTTCGACGACAACCGCATCGATCCCGGGGACGCCGGGGTGCAGACCACCTGGATCGCCTACACCGTGTTCAAGGCCGTCCTGGACAAGATCGGCGGCGGCGAGGTGAGCGCCGACTCCGTGCGCAAGACCCTGGACGGCGGTCTGCGGGTCTCCACCGGGGGGCTCACCCCCACCCTGAACTGGCCCTACGAGGGCAAGCTGGCCTCGGTCGGCTTCCCGCGGATGGTCAACGCCGACGTCACCCTCCAGGTGGTGCGCGGCGGCGAGCTGGTCGCGGCCGGCAAGAGCGTCGGCGGGATCGACGGCACCACGGACATGACCGGCACCCTGGAGAACGCGGACGTGCGCTGACGCACGCCCGCGTGCCCGGCCGGCTCAGAGCTGGGTCGGCTGGCGCTGGGTCAGGCCGTACTTCTGGGCGATGGCGTTCCACAGCGCCGCCGCCTTGGTCTTCTGCTGGCTGGCGGTGCCGCTCGCGCGGTTGCCGGCCTGCGCCTCGTCGGTGACCTTGGCGTGGCCCTTGTGGCAGGTCCGCTTGCCGCCGCCCTTGACCTGGTCGGCCCAGGCCGCGTAGTGGTTGTCGGCCGACGCCGACGCCTGCCAGGCCTTGGTGAGGGCGTCCGTCAGGGCGGCGTTGTCCGGCAGCTTGTCCACGCTGAGCTTGCCGAGCCGGGTGACCAGCTGGCCGCGCTGCCCGGCCGCGCCGCGCAGCGAGGAGGCGGCCTGGTCCAGGCTCGCGCACTGCTTGACGTCGGCCACCGACTTGATCACCGCGGCCCGGCTGCTGCCGCTGTCGGCGAGCAGCTTGTCCAGCTCGACCGCCTGCGCCCGCGCCGGATCGACGGCCGGCGCCGAACTCTGCGGGGCCGCGGAGGTGGCGGCGACCGTCTTGTTGTCGTCCGTGCTGTCCGAGCCGCCGCCGCTGCTGAGCAGCGCGCCCGCGCCCACGCCGACCACGACGATGCCGACGCCGACGGCCGCGATCAGCGGCACCTTCGACGGCTTGCGCCGCGGCCGCTCGTCCTGTCCGTCCTCGCGCCCGGGCCGGGCGGAGTACGCCGTCTGGGGCGAGGCGTAGGGCGGCGGGTAGGCGTCCGGCTGCTCGACCCGCGGCAGCTGCGCGGTGGCCCCGGCCGGGCCGTCCCCGCCGGCCGGGCCGTTGCGGAAGAGGTTGTCGAACTCGGCGGGCGGCTGCCGGTCCCCGCCCTGGCCCTGGCCCGGTGCCTGGCCCGGCGCCCGGCCCTGCTCCTGGTACGGCGGGATGTACTGGGTGGCCTCGGCGTCCGGCGACGGCCGCTTGTCCGTCAGGCCCAGGTAGCGGGTCTCCTCGCCGGCCGACTGGGGCGGCAGCGCGCCCCCGGTCACCGGCGGTATGTACTGCGTGGCGCCCTCGTCGGCGGGGGCCGCGGGCACCGGCGGCAGGTACTGGGTGGCGCCGTCGGCCATCGGGGGCAGGGCGCCGGGGGCCTGGTGGCCGCCCTGCGCGGCGGGCGGCAGCGGCGCCGCGGCCTGGCCGGGCGCCGGGTACTGCGGCTGCTGGGGCTGGTGCTGCTGGTGGTACGGGTCCGGGGCGCCGTACCCCGGCTGCCCGCCGCCGTACGACGGGGCCGGCGCGCCCTCCGGGGGCAGCGGTCCGGCGCCGGCCGGGGGCTGCTGCGCCGGGGCGCCGTGGTCGGTCCACTGCTGGGCGGCCGCCGGGGGCCAGCCCTGGCCCGGCTGTCCCGCCTGGGGCGCCTGCTGCCCGGGCCCCCAGGATCCGCCCCAGGCCTGGCCGCCGGCGGGCGTGGCGTGCGTGCCCGGAAGCAGGGGCTCTCCTCCGTCGGAGGGCAGCACGATGCCTTCGTGCGCGGGCTGCGCCGAGAGCTCCTCGCCCTGTCCACTCTGCGTCACCGGGACTCCTACCAATGGGGGACCTTGTGAATCGTCGGCTCACGCTACCGGGTCCCCGGAGCCGGGTGCCACGCCGCTCAGTCCGCTTCCTCCCCTTCTGCCACGGCAGTAACGGAACCGTCCCGCGCGACGCTGTATATGACCCCGGTCGTACTCCCGGGTGGCGTTCGCCACACGTTCACCCGGGCGCGGGGCCGGTGTTCACGCGGCCTGCTGGAGTTCGAGGCGCGCCCCGAACTCCCTCACCACCGCCTCGTCCCGGAAGGGTTCGAGCCGCTGCTGGAGGTCGTCCAGGTACTCCGCGCCCCGGTTGGAGCGCAGCGTCTCCAGCAGTTCCACCGCCTTCATGCCGGTGGCGCAGGCCTGTTCGACCTCCCGCTGCTGCACCTGGGCGGTGGCGAGCAGCACATAGCCGATCGCGCGCCTGCGGGCCCGGGACTCGGGGTGTCCGGCCAGCGACTGCTCGGCACAGCGCGCGGCCTGCTCGGCCTGCCCGAGATCGCGGTGGCAGTGCGCCAACTCGTCGGCCAGGTAGGCCTCGTCGAAGTGCCGGATCCACACCGGGTCGTCCCCGGAGCCGGCGTCGCACCGCTCCATCGACGCGATGGCCCGCCCGGTGGCGGCGTCCGCGGCGCGCGCGTCACCGAGCAGGGCGTGCCCGCGGGCCTCGGCCGCGTGGAACATCGCCTCCACGCGCGGCGTCACCTGCCCGCGCGCCCCCTCCTGCGCGGCCCGCGCCAACTGGGCGATCTCCCGCGGGTTGCCGAGCTGCGCGGCGAGGTGGCTCATGGACGCGGCGAGCACGTAACCGCCGTACCCGCGGTCCCCGGCGGCCTGCGCGAGCCGCAGCGACTGGATGTAGTACCGCTGGGCCAGGCCGGGTTGACCGGTGTCCACGGCCATGTATCCGGCCAGCTCGGTCAACCGGGCGACGGCGGCGAAGAGTTCGCGTCCGGTCGACTCCCGGTAGGAGCCGGCGAGCAGTCCGGAGACCACGCTGTTGAGGTAGTGCACCAGGACCGGGCGCACATGTCCGCTGCCGAACTGGTGGTCCAGGTCGGTCAGCGCCTGTGTCATGGACCGCACGGCGGCCACGTCGGCCTGGCCCACGCGCGGGCCCGCCTGCCGGGCCACCTGGGCGTCCGGCGCGGAGATCAGCCAGTCGCGGCTGGGCTCGACCAACGCGGAGGCGGCGACGGAGGACCCGGAGAGGAAGTCCCGGCGTCCCACGTCGCTGCGCCACAGCTCGCAGACCTGCTCGATGGCGCCCAGCACCGTCGGCGAGAACTGGAGGCCGACCCCCGAGGCGAGGTTCTTGCCGTTGGCCATGCCGATCTCGTCGATCGTGACCGTGCGGCCGAGCTTGCGGCCGAGTGCCTCCGCGATGATCGCCGGGGCGCGGCCCCGGGGCTGCTGGCCGCGCAGCCAGCGGGCGACGGACGTCTTGTCGTAGCGCAGGTCGAGGCCGTGCTCGGCGCCGCACATGTTGACCCGCCGGGCCAGCCCGGCGTTGGAGCACCCCGCTTCCTGGATGAGTGCCTGCAACCGTTCGTTCGGCTGCCTCGCCACGAGAGGCCTTGCGGCCATGTGCTACCCCCTGCGAACCCCTGGAGCGTGACCATTTCGGAAAGATCACTGCCCAGCTGACATACCGTCAATGCGTGACATGTGCGGTTTGCCGGGTACCGGCTGATGCCAACCCCACCCCTGGCTACCCAACTCACGCCCTGCCCCCTACCACGCGCCCCCGCGGATGCACCCATGCGCCCGGCCGGGGAAGCGGTGCTCCTCCCCCGCCGGGGCAGGGGCCGTAACTCCAGGTGGACGCGGGAGTTGAGTGGAGCGTGGAAGAGACGATCGCGGCCGCCGAAGACAGTCAGATTGCCGGGCAGATTCCGCAGCAGCGCGGGGAATCACCGCAGGAAGCCGCCGTGCGGTACGCGGAGGAGCGGCACTGGGACGTGTTCCCGGGCACCTGGCTGGAGCCCGTCGCCGGCATGCCGCGGTGCTCGTGCGGCGACGCCTCCTGCCCTGCGCCGGGTGCGCACCCCGCGCGCCCCGACTGGGCGACCCAGGCGACCGGCAGCGCGACCGTCGTGCGCCGGCTGTGGCAGAAGCAGCCGACGGCCTCCGTGCTGCTGCCGACGGGCCGCACCTTCGACGCGCTGTCCGTGCCGGAGAGCGCGGGCTTCCTGGCGCTGGCCCGGATGGAGCGGATGGCGCTCACGCTGGGTCCGGTCGCCCTCTCCCCCGACCGGCGGATGCAGTTCTTCGTACTGCCGGGCGGCTCGCTGAAGGTGCCGGAACTGGTGCGCAAGCTGGGGTGGGCGCCGGCGTCGCTGGACCTGGTGACGCTGGGCGAGGGAGCGTACCTGGCCGCGCCGCCGACGCGGGTCGGGGCGCGAGGCGCGGTGCAGTGGGCGCGGCGGCCGACCCCGGCCAACCGGTGGCTGCCGGACGCGGAGGAGCTGATCTCGGCGCTGGCGTACGCCTGCGGCCGGGACCGCTGACCCACGGCCCGCACGCGTCTTCCACCGGGCCGCTCCCCCGGCCCGCGGGCGTGCCTAACCTTCAGGCATGACCAATGCGGCGGTTTGCATACGGGGGCTCTGGAAGCGGTTCGGGCAGCAGGTGGCTGTCGGGGGGATCGATCTGGAGCTGCCGGCGGGGAAGTTCATCGGGCTGGTCGGGCCGAACGGGGCCGGCAAGACCACGACGCTGTCCATGGTGACCGGGCTGCTGCGGCCCGACGAGGGCACCGTGGAGGTCGTCGGGCACGACGTGTGGCGCGACCCGGTGGCGGTGAAGGCGCGGATCGGGGTGCTGCCCGAGGGGCTGCGGCTGTTCGAGCGGCTGTCGGGGCGCGAACTGCTCGGCTACACCGGCAGGTTGCGCGGGCTCCCGGGCGCCGAGGTGGACAAGCGGGCCACCCAGCTGCTGGACGTGCTCGACCTGGCCGGCTCCCAGCACAAGCTGGTGGTCGACTACTCGACCGGCATGCGCAAGAAGATCGGCCTCGCGGCGGCCCTGCTGCACAATCCCGAAGTGCTGTTCCTGGACG
This Streptomyces misionensis DNA region includes the following protein-coding sequences:
- a CDS encoding sigma-70 family RNA polymerase sigma factor; the encoded protein is MATKDAPPRWDRKMQQRLARGEAAALGEVYDRFASLVHSLAHRVLGDDKAADGVTREVFAHIWEHPETYDPRQSPLRTWIADVTHRLAVQRLRDREEGRRQEADRDPGEPPAHEELEHKVRHASVAARADYIVHSMPLPLRRALELAYFQRRDYRQTAADLGVTEDEARRRLRLGLQLLATAHDTGTPPGHGGAV
- a CDS encoding MFS transporter, which codes for MRGSPDPRLYDVTQTNRDAATVADPAAAPGAPAAPVPPEPERRTRPRVHRAWFVAAVTFVTITGAAAFRSLPGLLIDPLHQEFGWSRGTIGAAVSLNLALYGLTAPFAAALMDRFGIRRVVALALLVISLGSGLTVWMTAAWQLWLCWGLLVGLGTGSMALAFAATVTNRWFTERRGLVSGILTAASASGQLVFLPLLSWMAEHHGWRPAAVTVALAALAVVPLVWLLLRDHPADVGQKPYGAPEFIPRPPAVTGAARRTLGVLYTAARTGTFWLLAGTFAICGASTNGLVQTHFVPAEHDHGMPVTTAASLLAVVGVFDVVGTIASGWFTDRFEPRRLLALYYALRGLSLVFLPMLLAPSVHPPMIFFIVFYGLDWVATVPPTLALCRERYGEDSAIVFGWVLASHQVGAAVVAYLGGVARDAFGSYDLVWYASGTLCAAAALMSLVIRRRPAPLPAL
- a CDS encoding MDMPI N domain containing protein; translation: MPRTAVEDGGCAPTGRPGPGEVPPPDLPHDVLKSLLGAWALAACSTAETAAVEHHLGDCGGCADEARRLREAVGLLHQPETLDLDPALRTRVLRSCLDRRPPRIPVPEWAAPYDAETARLDALLQDFGDAEWHAPVRLRWFEDDTQAGRRTTVAGVIAHLLSVDGLIAAALGLEDPLADLASPAGPAARTEAFWRAAPCPPTRAVREPWREQSHGLVRTVSFTGGSAGGLTVSYGDFELPLHDAMLERAFGCWVHAEDIAVAVDYPYRPPAPRHLHKMIDLAARLLPGALAERRRAGLSAPPGGARHLVPAGAPGRSLRLEIEGAAGGEWLIPLDSPAAAGSADHEVAHVALDGVEFCHLAAGHLSPEEAAAGQLGDREAIRDVLFATASLSRM
- a CDS encoding STAS domain-containing protein — encoded protein: MAFNVTGVEAGEWAVLHVRGELDLMTSPVLRQRVHDVVADGHHSLVVDLSDVFFCDSSGVGVLVAARRLIRSCQGRLRLILPDRGAEDGSHVNRVLGALGVRRLFDVHPDLDSATTEEAGPLSA
- a CDS encoding EF-hand domain-containing protein, translating into MVSTEYERRIAARFATFDQDGNGFIAREDFNAVAKALLAEFAVPARSVKGQALYAGAEAFWQGMAGIADRDGDQRITRQEFVSGAVKRLRDNPERFAEIARPFLHAALAVADADGDGRVTVAEAVRVLRVCQVPEEIAGPVAAALDADGDGGIGERDVVPAFARYFTIAEQ
- a CDS encoding GlxA family transcriptional regulator, encoding MAASETFRAHRVAVLALDGLLPFELGIPHRFFGRARDERGRPLYEVFTCSVRPPGEVETDADFSIHAPYGPEALARADTVIFPASYELGPLYEEGRLTGELAAALAQIRPGTRLASICTGVYVLAAAGRLDGRPATTHWADADRFQRMFPRVKVDADVLFVDDGDVLTSAGVAAGIDLCLHMIRRDFGTAVANDVARRTVVPPYRDGGQAQYIERPLPEPQLATTAAARAWALRRLHEPIQLRDLAGQQAMSVRTFTRRFREEVGISPGQWLTRQRVERARQLLESTDLSMDQVAQESGFGTAQSMRQHLQQALGVTPTAYRRTFRTLATR
- a CDS encoding ATP-binding protein; translated protein: MQLEIRPDPAEVGRARKWARSRLDGLGIAADEPLAETLVLLVSELVTNAVVHTGRPAVLRLSLPGARTVAAPSPTVRVEVTDTCSRAPVPRCVGQDATGGRGLALVDCLADRWGWSREGAGKSIWCEVDRCGQSDGSAAVAYGGGPTGYEDFAFEAV